CGCCGGTGGTGTCGACGAAGGTGATCACCGGAATGCCGAACTTTTCGGCCAGCTTCATCAGGCGCAGAGCCTTTCTATAGCCTTCCGGGTGCGGCATGCCGAAGTTGCGGCGGATCTTCTCTTTGGTGTCGCGGCCTTTTTGCTGGCCGATCACCATCACCGACTGGCCGTTGAAACGGGCCAGGCCGCCAACAATGGCGGCATCGTCTGCAAAGGCGCGGTCGCCGTGCAGCTCTTCGAAATCGGTGAAGATCGCTTGTATATAGTCGAGTGTATAAGGACGCTGCGGGTGACGCGCCACCATGGCGATCTGCGACGGCGTCAGCTTGGCGTACAGCGTCTTGGTCAGTTCCTGGCTTTTCTTCTGCAGGCGGGCGATCTCCTCGGAGATATCCAGCACCGAGTCATCCTGCACGAATCGCAGCTCTTCAATCTTGTTCTCGAGCTCGGCAATCGGCTGCTCAAAATCGAGAAAGGTCGGCTTCATTCTTCACATCATCCGTCAAACCTTAATCGACGCATGATACATGAGCCACGGAGAAACCGTCACCCGGCAGGCCGGCAAAACGACAAAAAATTGGAGTAAACATTCAAAAACTTCGATTCATGAAAAAAACTTCATAAAATCGCTTGCGCAAGCTGAAACCCTGTGCTTTAATTCGCCTCCTCGCTGAGACGCAAACGCAACAGCGAAGCGGAATTCAGGGCGTTTAGCTCAGTTGGTAGAGCGTCTGCCTTACAAGCAGAATGTCGGCGGTTCGACTCCGTCAACGCCCACCAAAGTTTTACGGTTGGAGTGGTAGTTCAGTTGGTTAGAATACCGGCCTGTCACGCCGGGGGTCGCGGGTTCGAGTCCCGTCCACTCCGCCAACATATAAAG
The Chromobacterium sp. IIBBL 290-4 DNA segment above includes these coding regions:
- a CDS encoding acetyl-CoA carboxylase carboxyltransferase subunit alpha, producing the protein MKPTFLDFEQPIAELENKIEELRFVQDDSVLDISEEIARLQKKSQELTKTLYAKLTPSQIAMVARHPQRPYTLDYIQAIFTDFEELHGDRAFADDAAIVGGLARFNGQSVMVIGQQKGRDTKEKIRRNFGMPHPEGYRKALRLMKLAEKFGIPVITFVDTTGAWPGIGAEERGQSEAIGRNLYEMTRLRVPIIVTVIGEGGSGGALAIAVGDQVNMLQYATYSVISPEGCASILWKTAERASDAAEALGITAPRLKTLGLVDRVVTEPVGGAHRDHAQMMTTMKRVLQEELKEAQNKSIEELLKLRFDRLMSYGRFKEDAA